One Rutidosis leptorrhynchoides isolate AG116_Rl617_1_P2 unplaced genomic scaffold, CSIRO_AGI_Rlap_v1 contig364, whole genome shotgun sequence genomic region harbors:
- the LOC139883179 gene encoding cyclin-A2-1-like, which yields MNKENVPTTKVFVPNARMTRSRAKALGKTGRIPPFSMLAFKPEQKSVLGAKSKRAASDENKALVAAAPLQTKRRAVLKDTTNILAEDLNISCVNAAIAQTSKQARRGPSKKDTNMSADTSMEASFEEDTKMKLAEDLSKIRMVETREDTLPEKMGERDYAQLSLIGSGVADPMLTEDAPMSPTGMQIPQEKEDHMVCKKSELSKGPCIVDIDSNLKDPQSCALYAQDIYNNNRVTELHMIPSADYMEKLQRDINPTMRGILIDWLVEVSEEYNLVPDTLYLTANLIDRFLSQNYVQKQKLQLLGVSCMLIASKYEEICAPKVKEFCFITDNTYTRGEVLEMEREVLRFLRFRLSTPTIKTFLRRFIIAAQASYKVPSIELELLADYLAELTLVEYGFLKLLPSLVAASAVFLARWTLDRSDHPWNQTLEHYTTYNTSELKDTVLALESLHLNTNGSALNAIRQKYRQQKFKGVANLTVPGGIILLFRQ from the exons ATGAACAAAGAAAATGTGCCCACCACTAAAGTTTTTGTACCCAATGCCCGGATGACACGATCACGGGCAAAAGCGCTTGGAAAAACAGGGCGCATACCACCCTTTTCAATGCTAGCCTTTAAACCAGAGCAGAAGTCTGTTCTGGGAGCAAAGTCCAAAAGAGCAGCATCAGATGAGAACAAAGCTTTGGTGGCTGCTGCCCCCCTGCAAACGAAGAGAAGAGCTGTGCTGAAAGATACAACTAACATCTTAGCTGAAGATCTAAATATAAGTTGTGTTAATGCAGCTATTGCTCAG ACTAGCAAGCAGGCAAGAAGAGGTCCCTCCAAGAAAGACACAAATATGTCAGCTGATACATCTATGGAGGCATCATTTGAAGAGGATACGAAAATGAAGTTAGCAgaagatttgtcaaaaataaggaTGGTGGAAACACGAGAGGACACTTTACCGGAGAAGATGGGAGAAAGAGACTATGCACAGTTAAGTTTAATAGGAAGTGGTGTTGCAGATCCAATGCTGACAGAAGATGCTCCCATGTCTCCTACTGGAATGCAAATCCCACAAGAAAAAG AAGATCATATGGTTTGCAAGAAATCAGAACTCTCCAAAGGTCCATGTATTGTGGACATTGATTCAAACCTGAAAGATCCTCAAAGTTGTGCGTTATATGCTCAAGATATATACAACAATAACCGTGTAACAGAG CTTCACATGATACCTTCAGCTGACTACATGGAAAAGTTGCAGAGGGACATCAATCCAACCATGCGGGGAATACTGATTGATTGGCTAGTGGAG GTATCTGAAGAGTATAATCTGGTTCCAGATACACTTTACCTTACAGCGAATCTTATTGATCGTTTCCTCTCACAAAATTATGTCCAGAAACAGAAACTCCAGCTACTTGGTGTCAGTTGCATGCTAATTGCCTC GAAGTATGAAGAAATCTGTGCTCCAAAAGTGAAAGAGTTTTGCTTTATCACAGATAACACTTACACGAGAGGAGAG GTTTTGGAGATGGAGAGAGAAGTCTTGAGATTCTTGCGCTTCCGGTTGTCTACTCCGACCATAAAAACATTTCTCAG GAGATTCATCATAGCCGCTCAAGCTTCTTACAAG GTTCCTTCTATTGAGCTGGAGTTGTTGGCAGACTACTTAGCAGAGTTGACTCTCGTCGAGTATGGCTTCCTGAAACTCCTACCTTCCCTTGTTGCCGCCTCTGCCGTGTTCCTCGCAAGATGGACACTCGATCGTTCGGACCATCCATGG AATCAAACTTTGGAGCACTACACTACTTACAATACTTCGGAGCTAAAAGATACTGTTCTTGCTCTGGAAAGTTTACACCTCAACACAAATGGTTCAGCCTTAAATGCCATTCGCCAAAAGTACAGACAACAGAAG TTCAAGGGTGTGGCAAATTTGACTGTCCCCGGAGGCATTATTTTACTCTTCCGACAATGA
- the LOC139883172 gene encoding serine/threonine protein phosphatase 2A 57 kDa regulatory subunit B' kappa isoform has protein sequence MLKQFLSRIPRKSLKVDSSESNRSNPPSPRPATPTGSNASSTPQHRSTGEANASSVRSNGPKRPSSAVFPASVVAGIEPLVPFKDVPAAEKMNLFVSKVSLCCVTFDFSDPTKNTIEKDVKKQTLLELLEFVSSGSMKFSEPAILAMCRMCAVNLFRVFPPNYRSGSSGNAGENDDDEPMFDPAWPHLQIVYDLLLKFIISSCLDAKVAKKYIDHSFILRLLDLFESEDPRERECLKTILHRIYGKFMVHRPFIRKSMSNIFYRYVFETEKHNGIAELLEIFGSIISGFALPLKEEHKIFLWRVLIPLHKPKSLGVYFQQLSYCLTQFTEKDPKLSSTVIKGLLKYWPVTNSQKEVMFLGELEEILESTNFVEFQKVMIPLFWRLGCCINSYHFQVAERTLFLWNNDQIVNLIAHNRQVILPVIFPSLEKNARSHWNQAVLNLTLNVRRMFSEMDDVLYSACQQHFREEEAKQIAVAEKRKKAWERLENEASRQPVTENTAVLVSPLATSITC, from the exons ATGCTGAAGCAATTTCTTAGTAGAATCCCCAGAAAATCACTAAAAGTTGACTCGTCCGAGTCAAATCGTTCAAATCCACCCTCCCCAAGGCCTGCTACCCCGACAGGCTCAAATGCATCGTCAACCCCTCAGCACCGATCCACTGGAGAAGCAAATGCCTCGTCAGTGCGTTCCAATGGCCCAAAACGCCCTTCCTCAGCTGTCTTTCCGGCAAGTGTTGTTGCTGGGATCGAGCCATTGGTGCCATTCAAAGATGTACCGGCTGCAGAGAAAATGAATCTGTTTGTGAGTAAAGTCAGTCTCTGTTGTGTTACATTTGATTTCAGTGACCCAACAAAGAATACCATCGAAAAAGATGTGAAGAAACAGACTTTACTCGAGCTTTTAGAATTTGTGTCATCTGGCTCTATGAAGTTTTCGGAGCCTGCAATCTTAGCCATGTGTAGAATGTGTGCTGTTAACTTGTTCCGTGTTTTCCCACCAAATTATCGATCTGGTTCAAGCGGCAATGCTGGTGAAAATGACGACGATGAGCCTATGTTCGATCCTGCGTGGCCACATTTGCAAATCGTATATGATTTGCTACTTAAATTTATTATCTCCTCATGTTTAGATGCCAAGGTGGCGAAAAAGTATATAGACCATTCCTTTATATTGAGGTTGCTTGACTTGTTTGAGTCGGAGGATCCTAGAGAAAGGGAGTGTTTGAAGACTATTTTGCATAGGATTTATGGGAAATTCATGGTTCATAGGCCTTTTATTCGAAAATCTATGAGCAACATCTTTTATAGGTATGTGTTTGAGACTGAGAAGCATAATGGAATCGCAGAGCTGTTGGAGATATTCGGAAGTATAATTAGTGGTTTTGCATTGCCATTGAAAGAAGAGCACAAGATTTTCTTATGGAGGGTTTTAATTCCGTTGCATAAGCCAAAATCTTTAGGGGTATACTTTCAGCAATTGTCCTATTGCCTTACACAGTTCACAGAGAAAGACCCTAAATTGTCGAGCACAGTGATAAAAGGTTTGTTGAAGTACTGGCCGGTAACAAACAGTCAGAAGGAGGTAATGTTCTTGGGTGAGTTGGAAGAGATCTTGGAATCAACTAATTTCGTGGAATTTCAAAAAGTTATGATTCCGCTGTTTTGGAGACTCGGTTGCTGCATTAACAGTTACCATTTCCAG GTGGCTGAAAGGACACTTTTTCTGTGGAACAACGATCAGATCGTGAACCTAATCGCGCATAACCGACAGGTGATTTTACCTGTAATTTTCCCATCACTGGAGAAGAATGCCAGAAGCCACTGGAACCAGGCAGTACTCAACTTAACATTAAATGTGAGAAGGATGTTCTCAGAGATGGACGATGTTTTGTACTCGGCATGCCAACAACACTTTAGggaagaagaagcaaagcaaatcgCAGTAGCTGAGAAGAGAAAGAAAGCTTGGGAGAGGCTAGAGAATGAAGCCAGTCGCCAACCAGTAACGGAAAATACCGCCGTTTTGGTATCTCCATTAGCAACTTCCATCACCTGCTAG
- the LOC139883180 gene encoding E3 ubiquitin-protein ligase At1g63170, with protein sequence MGVPSLELQSESRSDICPLLMERVGNCNHIIDIPQTTDPSSSQSSYERTSSSLNTQQHEDIPSSSTRVSVTQPSTSSTNSSNARNNSVVRRGDNRRRRSPLNSSLWISIELILTVSQLVASVVVLSLSRHEHPRTPLFEWVVGYACGCVASLPLLYWRFRHRNQVSEQDSAQARQVNVSAGRFSVSVSTSDGDDHGNSGVSPRGGQNAVAMNARLKTLVEYFKMALDCFFAVWFVVGNVWIFGGHSSASDAPILYRLCIVFLTISCVGYAMPFILCATICCCLPCIISILGYREDLSLNRGATTESINALPTYKFKIKKNRNSDDSAGDCGVVAAGTDKERVISGEDAACCICLAKYINNDELRELPCTHFFHKECVDKWLKINALCPLCKKEVGESVLRSLSGTTNSGGVQRLSENAAGQPV encoded by the exons ATGGGTGTTCCCTCTTTGGAACTACAATCTGAAAGTCGATCTGATATTTGTCCTTTGTTAATGGAGCGGGTAGGAAATTGCAATCATATCATTGACATACCTCAAACTActgatccttcttcttcacaatcgTCTTATGAAAGAACTTCCAGTAGCTTGAATACCCAACAACATGAAGATATACCTTCGTCTAGTACAAGAGTGTCAGTTACTCAGCCTTCAACATCGTCTACCAATTCGTCAAATGCAAGGAACAACTCAGTTGTTAGGAGAGGAGACAATCGCCGCCGTAGGAGTCCATTGAATTCTAGTTTGTGGATATCTATTGAATTAATCCTCACAGTTAGCCAGCTTGTTGCATCAGTTGTTGTTTTGTCATTGTCAAGGCATGAGCATCCTCGGACACCCTTGTTTGAATGGGTTGTGGGCTATGCATGTGGGTGCGTTGCATCCCTTCCTCTTCTTTATTGGCGTTTCCGTCATCGCAATCAGGTTTCAGAGCAAGATTCAGCTCAGGCCCGTCAAGTTAATGTGAGTGCCGGTCGATTCTCTGTTTCTGTTAGTACTTCTGATGGAGATGATCATGGTAATTCTGGTGTATCCCCAAGAGGTGGTCAAAATGCTGTGGCAATGAATGCAAG ACTGAAAACATTAGTGGAATACTTCAAAATGGCATTGGATTGCTTTTTCGCTGTATGGTTTGTGGTGGGCAACGTCTGGATCTTTGGTGGGCATTCATCTGCCAGCGATGCTCCAATCTTGTACAG GTTATGTATAGTGTTTCTTACCATTAGCTGTGTTGGATATGCCATGCCCTTCATTCTGTGTGCTACGATCTGTTGCTGTCTGCCCTGTATAATTTCCATCCTAGGTTACAGGGAGGATCTTTCACTAAATAGAGGAGCCACAACAGAATCCATAAATGCTTTACCAACGTACAAGTTCAAGATCAAGAAGAATAGAAATTCCGACGATAGTGCCGGTGACTGTGGAGTTGTTGCTGCCGGAACTGATAAAGAGAGAGTGATCTCTGGAGAAGATGCA GCTTGTTGTATTTGCTTGGCAAAATACATAAACAACGACGAGCTTAGAGAACTGCCTTGTACCCATTTCTTCCACAAGGAATGTGTCGATAAATGGCTGAAAATCAATGCCTTGTGTCCTCTTTGCAAGAAAGAGGTGGGTGAATCCGTCTTGCGTTCACTCTCTGGGACGACAAATAGCGGAGGAGTACAAAGGCTCAGTGAAAACGCAGCCGGTCAGCCAGTTTGA